A single Halarcobacter anaerophilus DNA region contains:
- a CDS encoding ribonucleoside-diphosphate reductase subunit alpha: protein MGIMIEKRNGRKEVLDITKIQKMTTAATEGLVGVSQSELELDAQIKFIDGMSSSDIQDALIKTAVEKIDIDVPNWTFVAARLFLFDLYHRVGKITHGLKGEAYCHLKEYLEYGKKIGRLIPSLGEGYDLDDLNDYIDPSRDFLFNYLGVKTLYDRYLIKNREGNPIELPQQMFMAIAMFLAQNEENKQEKAKEFYDVVSKFEVMLATPTLSNARTNRHQLSSCYIGSSPDNIEGIFDGYKEMALLSKYGGGIGWDWNQIRALGGVIDDHKSAAGGIIPFLKITNDIAIAVDQLGTRKGAIATYIEPWHMDVEDFIELKKNSGEERRRTHDLFPALWIPDLFMERVVADGSWTLFDPYEVKDLSELHGEEFRKRYEEYEQDEAITKDRMKAKDLWKKILTNYFESGSPFLCFKDNANRANPNPHAGHIRSSNLCTEIFQNTSPNYYKIKIEYEDGTIEAYDETDIIVVDGGQKKKANKITALDSINGKRVFIVEKEKTDGDTAVCNLASINLGRVHSKEDLQRVVPTAIRMLDNVIDLNFYPLRKVKATNLKSRSIGLGVMGESQMLAENRLVWGSNEHFKKVDSVMETISYHAIKASSELAVEKGIYPTFEGSNWSKGIMPHDHAPQAVNALVDKDLFDAGYDWDALREQVKKDGMRNGYLMAIAPTSSISILVGTTQAIEPVYKRKWYEENLSGLIPVVVPNLSPETWQFYTPAYEVDQLDIIRAAAVRQKWIDQGQSTNIFMSLDKASGRYLHEIYTLAWKLGLKSTYYLRSQSPEASNDVEDRSMECAGCQ, encoded by the coding sequence ATGGGAATAATGATTGAAAAGAGAAATGGAAGAAAAGAGGTCTTAGATATTACTAAAATCCAGAAAATGACGACTGCAGCAACAGAAGGATTAGTAGGAGTATCTCAAAGTGAATTGGAATTAGATGCTCAGATTAAATTTATTGACGGGATGAGCTCTTCGGATATCCAAGATGCATTAATAAAAACAGCTGTTGAAAAAATTGATATTGATGTTCCTAACTGGACATTTGTCGCAGCAAGGCTGTTTTTGTTTGATCTTTATCACAGAGTAGGAAAAATTACTCATGGGTTAAAAGGTGAGGCTTACTGCCATTTAAAAGAGTATTTGGAATACGGTAAAAAAATCGGAAGATTGATTCCTAGCTTAGGTGAGGGATATGATTTAGACGATTTAAATGATTATATAGACCCTTCAAGAGATTTTCTTTTTAATTATTTAGGTGTAAAAACACTTTATGATAGATATTTGATTAAAAACAGAGAAGGAAACCCAATAGAACTTCCTCAACAAATGTTTATGGCAATTGCTATGTTTTTGGCTCAAAATGAAGAGAATAAACAAGAAAAAGCAAAAGAGTTTTATGATGTTGTTTCAAAATTTGAAGTAATGCTTGCAACACCTACTTTAAGTAATGCAAGAACAAACAGACATCAACTTAGTTCTTGTTATATCGGTTCAAGTCCCGATAATATTGAAGGTATTTTCGACGGATACAAAGAGATGGCACTTCTATCTAAATACGGTGGAGGTATCGGTTGGGACTGGAACCAAATAAGAGCTTTAGGCGGTGTTATAGATGACCATAAAAGTGCAGCAGGAGGGATTATCCCTTTTCTTAAAATCACAAATGATATAGCAATTGCCGTTGATCAATTAGGTACTAGAAAAGGTGCTATTGCAACATATATAGAGCCTTGGCATATGGATGTTGAAGATTTCATCGAATTAAAGAAAAACTCAGGTGAAGAGAGAAGAAGAACTCACGATTTATTCCCTGCTTTATGGATTCCCGATTTATTTATGGAAAGAGTAGTTGCCGACGGTTCTTGGACTTTGTTTGATCCTTATGAGGTAAAAGATTTATCTGAATTACACGGAGAAGAGTTCAGAAAAAGATATGAAGAGTATGAACAAGACGAAGCTATAACAAAAGATAGAATGAAAGCAAAAGATCTTTGGAAAAAAATTCTAACAAACTATTTTGAATCAGGTTCACCTTTCCTTTGTTTCAAAGATAATGCAAACAGAGCAAATCCAAATCCTCATGCAGGACATATTAGAAGTTCAAACCTTTGTACGGAGATTTTCCAAAATACAAGTCCTAATTACTATAAAATTAAAATAGAGTATGAAGACGGAACAATTGAAGCTTATGACGAAACTGATATTATTGTTGTAGATGGAGGTCAAAAGAAAAAGGCAAATAAAATTACCGCTCTTGATTCAATAAACGGTAAAAGAGTCTTTATAGTAGAAAAAGAGAAAACAGACGGGGATACTGCTGTTTGTAATCTAGCTTCAATAAATCTTGGAAGAGTTCACTCAAAAGAGGATTTACAAAGAGTTGTTCCAACGGCTATTAGAATGCTTGATAATGTAATAGATTTAAACTTCTATCCTTTAAGAAAAGTAAAAGCAACAAATTTAAAATCAAGAAGTATCGGACTTGGTGTTATGGGTGAGTCTCAAATGCTTGCGGAAAACAGACTTGTATGGGGAAGTAACGAACACTTTAAAAAAGTTGATTCCGTGATGGAAACAATCTCTTATCATGCAATTAAAGCTTCATCTGAACTTGCTGTCGAAAAAGGTATTTATCCTACATTTGAAGGTTCAAACTGGTCAAAAGGTATTATGCCTCATGATCATGCACCGCAAGCTGTAAATGCTCTTGTAGACAAAGATCTATTTGATGCAGGATATGATTGGGATGCTTTAAGAGAACAAGTTAAAAAAGACGGAATGAGAAACGGATATTTAATGGCTATTGCTCCGACTTCGTCAATTTCGATTTTGGTTGGAACAACGCAGGCAATTGAACCTGTATATAAAAGAAAATGGTATGAAGAGAATTTATCGGGACTTATTCCCGTAGTTGTACCTAATCTATCTCCTGAAACTTGGCAGTTTTATACTCCTGCATATGAAGTTGACCAGTTAGATATCATAAGAGCCGCAGCAGTTAGACAAAAATGGATAGATCAAGGTCAAAGTACAAATATCTTTATGTCTTTGGACAAAGCAAGCGGTAGATATCTTCATGAAATCTATACTTTGGCATGGAAGCTGGGACTTAAATCTACTTATTACCTAAGAAGTCAATCTCCGGAAGCTTCAAATGATGTAGAAGATAGAAGTATGGAGTGTGCAGGTTGTCAATAA
- the purB gene encoding adenylosuccinate lyase, whose product MVERYAREEMKSKWTQHARYAAWLEVEKAAVKAWNKIGLIPDEDCEKIVNNATFSVERIEEIEAVTKHDLIAFNTSVSESLGEESRWFHYGMTSSDAVDTGVALQMRDSLKIIIEDVKMLMESIKKRAYEHKYTLMVGRSHGIHGEPITFGLTLTVWYDEVARHLKNLEETMDVISVGQISGAMGNFAHAPLELEEYAMAELGLKPEPCSNQVIHRDRYARLATALALLASSIEKFAIQVRHLQRTEVYEAEEYFAKGQKGSSAMPHKRNPVLTENITGLARMIRAYSVPAMENVALWHERDISHSSTERFWLPDAFITSDFMLHRMNSVIANLTVMPENMMKNLNLTGGLVFSQRVLLELPKAGVSREDAYKIVQRNAMKVWEEIQHGKPTTNEDGESLYLGHLLADEELRSKLSEEQIRECFNYEYYTKNVDAIFKRVFK is encoded by the coding sequence ATGGTTGAAAGATACGCCAGAGAAGAGATGAAGTCTAAGTGGACGCAACATGCAAGATATGCAGCATGGCTTGAAGTAGAAAAAGCAGCTGTAAAAGCTTGGAATAAGATTGGACTTATTCCTGACGAGGATTGTGAAAAAATAGTTAACAATGCTACTTTTTCGGTAGAAAGAATAGAAGAAATTGAAGCTGTTACAAAACACGATTTAATAGCATTTAATACAAGTGTTTCGGAATCACTTGGTGAAGAATCTAGATGGTTTCACTACGGTATGACCTCTTCGGATGCAGTTGACACAGGTGTTGCTCTTCAAATGAGAGACTCTTTAAAAATCATCATTGAAGATGTAAAAATGTTGATGGAGTCTATTAAAAAAAGAGCTTATGAACATAAATATACCCTTATGGTAGGAAGAAGCCACGGTATCCACGGCGAACCTATTACTTTTGGATTAACTTTAACCGTTTGGTATGATGAAGTAGCAAGACATCTTAAAAATCTTGAAGAAACAATGGACGTAATCTCTGTAGGTCAAATTTCAGGTGCTATGGGTAATTTTGCCCATGCTCCACTTGAACTTGAAGAGTATGCAATGGCAGAATTAGGACTTAAACCTGAGCCTTGTTCAAATCAAGTTATTCACAGAGACAGATATGCCAGACTTGCAACGGCTTTAGCTCTTCTTGCTTCTTCTATAGAAAAATTTGCAATACAAGTAAGACATTTACAAAGAACAGAAGTTTATGAAGCAGAAGAGTATTTTGCAAAAGGGCAAAAAGGAAGTTCTGCAATGCCTCATAAAAGAAACCCTGTTCTAACGGAAAATATAACAGGACTTGCAAGAATGATCAGAGCATATTCTGTTCCTGCTATGGAAAATGTAGCTTTATGGCATGAAAGAGATATTTCTCACTCTTCAACAGAAAGATTTTGGTTACCCGATGCATTTATCACTTCTGATTTTATGCTTCATAGAATGAACAGCGTAATTGCAAACTTAACTGTTATGCCTGAAAATATGATGAAAAATTTAAATCTTACGGGAGGATTGGTTTTCTCTCAAAGAGTTTTATTAGAACTTCCAAAAGCTGGAGTAAGCAGAGAAGATGCTTATAAAATCGTTCAAAGAAATGCGATGAAAGTTTGGGAAGAGATACAACACGGTAAACCTACGACTAATGAAGACGGTGAATCTTTATATCTTGGGCATCTGTTAGCAGATGAAGAACTAAGAAGCAAACTCTCTGAAGAACAAATAAGAGAGTGTTTTAATTACGAGTACTATACGAAAAATGTTGATGCTATTTTTAAAAGAGTATTTAAATAA
- the nifV gene encoding homocitrate synthase, whose translation MLLINDTTLRDGEQAPYVAFNTQEKLDIAQKLYEVGADELEVGIPAMGQKEQDDLKEILNLNLPIRIMSWNRATLKDLEDSLNCGLKAVDLSIPVSDILIDVKFKGDKQRLLKQLEEVILEAKKEGLFVCIGGEDSSRANLGFLKELMTLGKSLGADRFRYCDTVGILTPHKTYENISELSSLNLLDIEMHTHNDFGMATANAIAGFEAGAYSCNTTVIGLGERAGNASFEQVLMSLVRLFNKDAKISSKRLKSLISTVSKASNRRIDTNLPIVGEYIFSHESGIHVNGMMKSKLAYEPFTPKEVGLKRCFPIGKHSGTSTLLYHLRSVGIEPKKEVLEAILPIVREIVTKRKRVLDTQELKELYLCSSVI comes from the coding sequence ATGTTACTAATAAACGATACAACTTTAAGAGACGGGGAACAAGCTCCATACGTAGCATTTAATACTCAAGAAAAACTGGATATTGCACAAAAGCTTTACGAAGTGGGTGCCGATGAACTTGAAGTTGGGATACCGGCTATGGGACAAAAGGAACAGGATGATTTAAAAGAGATTTTAAATCTTAATTTACCTATTAGAATTATGAGTTGGAACAGAGCAACTCTGAAAGATTTGGAAGATTCTTTAAATTGTGGATTAAAAGCTGTCGATTTATCTATCCCCGTATCGGATATTTTAATCGACGTAAAATTTAAAGGAGATAAACAAAGGCTTTTAAAACAGCTTGAAGAAGTTATTTTAGAAGCTAAAAAAGAAGGATTGTTTGTTTGTATAGGAGGAGAAGACTCAAGTCGTGCAAATTTAGGTTTTCTAAAAGAGCTTATGACTTTGGGAAAAAGTTTAGGTGCAGACAGATTTAGATATTGTGATACGGTCGGGATTTTAACACCCCATAAAACTTATGAAAATATAAGTGAATTAAGCTCTTTAAATCTTTTAGATATAGAGATGCACACTCACAATGATTTTGGAATGGCAACGGCTAATGCAATCGCAGGTTTTGAAGCAGGAGCATATAGTTGTAATACTACTGTTATAGGACTTGGGGAGAGAGCGGGGAATGCCTCTTTTGAACAAGTTTTGATGAGTTTGGTTAGGCTTTTTAATAAAGATGCAAAAATAAGTTCAAAAAGGCTGAAATCTCTAATCTCAACAGTAAGCAAAGCATCAAATAGAAGAATAGATACAAATCTTCCTATTGTAGGGGAGTATATTTTTTCCCATGAATCGGGGATTCATGTAAACGGTATGATGAAATCCAAATTGGCATATGAACCGTTTACTCCAAAAGAAGTAGGACTTAAAAGATGTTTTCCTATCGGTAAACATTCAGGAACTTCAACACTTCTTTACCATTTAAGATCTGTTGGAATTGAGCCTAAAAAAGAGGTTTTAGAAGCAATTTTACCTATTGTAAGAGAGATTGTAACAAAAAGAAAAAGAGTACTTGATACTCAAGAATTAAAAGAGTTATATTTATGTTCGTCGGTTATTTAA
- a CDS encoding ribonucleotide-diphosphate reductase subunit beta, with translation MSRKTIYNPDSSETLNERRTFGGNPDGMINFTRMKYQWALNLWDMMEANTWFPREVQMTADAKDYKYLAPAEKRMYDLVLSQLIFMDSLQTNNLMDNINPYITAPEINAILSRQSYEEANHSKSYAVMVESISDNTDKIYDMWKTDDKLREKNNYIAAVYKNLAGEITDEKIVLAMFANQILEGLYFYAGFAAIYALGKSGKMLGSSQMIRFIQRDEVTHLLLFQHLINSTRKERPELFTPELEQKVRAMFRKAVDLEASWGAYITQGQILGFTDAIIRQYIEYLADRRFEAVGYAPEYNVKHPIPWVDGYASFNDQRTNFFEGNVVNYSKGSIDFDDF, from the coding sequence ATGTCAAGAAAAACGATATATAATCCAGATTCAAGTGAGACTCTAAATGAAAGAAGAACTTTTGGCGGTAATCCTGATGGTATGATTAACTTTACCAGAATGAAGTATCAATGGGCATTGAATCTTTGGGATATGATGGAGGCAAATACTTGGTTTCCAAGAGAGGTGCAGATGACGGCAGATGCAAAAGATTATAAATATTTAGCACCGGCTGAAAAAAGAATGTATGATTTAGTATTATCCCAACTTATTTTTATGGACTCTTTGCAAACAAATAATCTAATGGATAATATTAATCCATATATAACAGCACCTGAAATAAATGCTATTCTTTCAAGACAATCTTATGAAGAGGCAAATCACAGTAAATCATATGCAGTAATGGTTGAATCAATCTCGGATAACACGGATAAAATTTATGATATGTGGAAAACAGATGATAAATTAAGAGAAAAAAACAATTACATTGCAGCTGTTTATAAAAATCTTGCAGGTGAAATTACCGATGAAAAAATAGTTTTGGCAATGTTTGCAAATCAAATTTTAGAAGGATTATATTTTTATGCAGGGTTTGCTGCAATTTATGCTCTTGGAAAATCAGGGAAAATGCTTGGAAGTTCTCAAATGATAAGATTTATTCAAAGAGACGAAGTAACCCATTTATTACTTTTTCAACACCTAATTAACAGTACAAGAAAAGAGAGACCTGAACTTTTTACACCTGAATTAGAACAAAAAGTAAGAGCAATGTTTAGAAAAGCAGTAGATTTAGAAGCCTCTTGGGGTGCATATATCACACAAGGACAAATCCTAGGGTTTACAGATGCAATTATTAGACAATATATCGAATATCTGGCAGATAGAAGATTTGAAGCAGTAGGATACGCACCTGAATATAATGTGAAACACCCTATTCCTTGGGTTGACGGTTATGCTTCATTTAATGACCAAAGAACGAATTTCTTCGAAGGTAACGTAGTTAACTATTCAAAAGGTAGTATCGACTTCGACGATTTTTAA
- a CDS encoding CCE_0567 family metalloprotein: MAGLTEEQKEKKKELAKYKRKVVELAGVVHDIVEDTIWTDYDKLPDLSEKINVAMKDVIDFKEQHPFLK, translated from the coding sequence ATGGCTGGATTAACAGAAGAACAAAAAGAAAAAAAGAAAGAATTGGCAAAATATAAAAGAAAAGTTGTCGAACTTGCGGGTGTTGTTCATGATATAGTTGAAGATACTATATGGACAGATTATGATAAACTACCTGATTTGAGTGAGAAAATAAATGTTGCCATGAAAGATGTTATCGATTTTAAAGAGCAACACCCTTTTTTAAAATAA
- a CDS encoding RluA family pseudouridine synthase, giving the protein MPFVLKKFSVSKGKKIQVALMQEVPLKPREANRLLSRSRVFNIKKEPYLISEEVKDDFIYIALFEGHSRGLKPLLVFEDFAIFDKPSNLMIHPISKKTPYSLLDEIRYHFGDKANQAHRIDAETSGLVLVGFNEKVTNALATMFEKKEYKKSYLAIVEGEIKKEITINKNLKKEGKAIGVRMTTCEKEEGKESITHIKPLKYNKEKNLTLLEVVPITGRQHQIRVHLYSIGHKILGDPIYGVNDDTAEAYLDKTLLIEERIKTTGSNRLWLQANYLEFTYKKVIYKIFSKNRDIYNQFSS; this is encoded by the coding sequence TTGCCATTTGTTTTAAAAAAATTTTCTGTCAGCAAGGGTAAAAAAATACAAGTTGCATTAATGCAAGAAGTACCATTGAAGCCCCGTGAAGCCAATCGTTTACTATCAAGAAGCAGAGTTTTTAATATAAAAAAAGAACCCTATCTCATATCAGAAGAGGTTAAAGACGACTTCATCTATATTGCACTGTTTGAGGGGCATTCAAGAGGTTTGAAACCCTTACTGGTTTTTGAAGATTTTGCTATTTTTGATAAACCCTCAAATCTGATGATTCATCCTATCTCAAAAAAGACTCCTTATTCACTTCTTGATGAAATCAGATACCATTTTGGAGACAAAGCAAACCAAGCTCACAGAATAGATGCAGAGACTTCAGGCTTGGTACTTGTGGGATTTAATGAAAAAGTTACAAATGCTTTGGCAACAATGTTTGAAAAAAAAGAGTACAAAAAATCTTATTTGGCGATTGTTGAGGGAGAGATAAAAAAAGAGATAACAATAAACAAAAACTTGAAAAAAGAGGGCAAAGCAATCGGAGTTCGTATGACAACATGCGAAAAAGAGGAAGGAAAAGAATCCATTACTCACATAAAACCTCTAAAATACAATAAAGAAAAAAATTTAACCCTCTTAGAAGTAGTTCCTATAACAGGAAGACAACACCAAATAAGAGTTCACTTATACTCAATAGGTCATAAAATTTTAGGAGATCCTATTTACGGAGTAAATGACGATACGGCAGAAGCCTATTTGGATAAAACTCTACTAATAGAAGAAAGAATAAAAACTACAGGTTCAAATAGACTCTGGCTTCAAGCAAACTATTTAGAGTTTACTTACAAAAAAGTTATTTATAAAATTTTCTCTAAAAACAGAGATATTTATAATCAATTTAGCTCTTAA
- a CDS encoding nitrogen fixation protein NifQ, giving the protein MSDLEMMEFEVLELLQKNANDDYAKNTLAPWIAKTSLRMGHLYSDLGLISRKEMGRLMKNNFTALANIKPKDIRWKKFIYDSIGKTAPACATCKDITNCFQCSLAS; this is encoded by the coding sequence ATGAGTGATTTAGAGATGATGGAATTTGAAGTTTTAGAACTTCTTCAAAAAAATGCAAACGATGATTATGCTAAAAATACATTAGCTCCTTGGATAGCTAAAACCTCTCTTAGAATGGGACACCTTTATTCTGATTTGGGTCTTATTAGCAGAAAAGAAATGGGAAGATTAATGAAAAATAATTTTACGGCTTTAGCTAATATCAAACCTAAAGATATAAGATGGAAAAAGTTCATTTATGACAGCATAGGTAAAACCGCACCGGCTTGTGCAACGTGTAAAGATATTACAAATTGTTTTCAATGCTCTTTGGCTTCATAA
- a CDS encoding EamA family transporter: MKQYDFLLAIFITFIWGINFSFIKLGLNSIDPFLLSGIRFLLCSFPLIFFIKRPNIPMKYIISYGLLFGVGLWGIVSLGIYFGISAGIASLVLQLSAFFTVILASIILKESIDISKKLAFIIAIFGLCLIINVTDGSVTFLGLILVLVGALSMSFTNIIVKKANSKDIFSFIIWASIFSPIPLFILAYLTHGDTVFTNFFYNLNKTAIFSILFQIYPTTLFGYWIWNNLLHKYPASSVAPMGLMVPIFGLLGSYFILDEELGFIKIVASIFIIFALIINSYGEKILQKICRT, from the coding sequence ATGAAACAATATGATTTTTTATTAGCAATATTTATTACCTTTATTTGGGGAATTAATTTTTCTTTTATAAAACTTGGATTAAATTCAATTGATCCATTTTTACTATCAGGGATAAGGTTTTTATTATGTAGCTTTCCTTTAATCTTTTTTATAAAAAGGCCTAATATCCCAATGAAATATATAATAAGCTATGGTCTTCTTTTTGGAGTAGGATTATGGGGAATTGTTTCTCTTGGAATATATTTTGGGATTTCAGCAGGGATAGCTTCACTGGTTCTTCAATTAAGTGCATTTTTTACTGTTATTTTAGCTAGTATTATTTTAAAAGAATCAATAGATATATCAAAAAAACTAGCCTTTATTATAGCTATATTTGGATTATGTCTAATTATTAATGTTACAGATGGTTCGGTTACATTTTTAGGACTCATTTTAGTTTTAGTTGGCGCTCTTTCAATGAGTTTCACAAATATAATAGTAAAAAAAGCTAATTCAAAAGATATATTTTCTTTTATTATTTGGGCAAGTATTTTTTCACCGATTCCTTTATTCATTTTAGCTTATTTAACACATGGAGATACTGTATTTACAAATTTTTTCTATAATCTTAATAAAACTGCAATTTTTTCTATACTATTTCAAATTTATCCAACTACACTTTTTGGTTATTGGATTTGGAATAATTTACTACATAAATATCCTGCGTCAAGTGTCGCTCCTATGGGTTTAATGGTACCTATATTCGGTTTATTAGGCTCTTATTTTATTCTAGATGAAGAATTGGGTTTTATAAAAATTGTTGCTTCAATTTTTATAATTTTTGCATTAATTATAAATAGTTATGGAGAAAAAATTCTACAAAAAATATGTAGAACTTAA
- the nifB gene encoding nitrogenase cofactor biosynthesis protein NifB: MSCSCTSSSTQESLEQEVMDKINNHPCYSEGAHQHYARIHVAVAPACNIQCNYCNRKFDCSNESRPGVTSNKLSPEDAVKKVLYVGGEIQQLSVVGIAGPGDALANPKKTFDTFRMLHEKAPDQKLCLSTNGLRLPDYVDEMVKYNVDHVTVTINSVDTTGEIGAKIYPWVHWNHKKVFGAQGAKILLEQQLKGIQMLVERGILVKANSVLIPGVNDKELPNVAKKLKELGVFLHNIMPLLSKEEFGTYYGLNGQRSATDQEVMEAQEACGMDMKLMSHCRQCRADAVGLIGEDRGEEFTPDVFQDMTWEALEDKYDMEARAKKHEVIENWRAALEAANDRIKIEQASKEELSSTGETKLVAVTTAGEGTINLHFGSAKEFLIYEVGDKAIKFVMHRKVENAYCKGPEDCDGSYPIEEIKETLKDVDLLLTEKIGDCPQGELKSINLISDDSYALQPIEKSVFAAAQKYFFVNELKTEQELG, translated from the coding sequence ATGAGTTGTTCTTGTACATCAAGTAGTACACAAGAGAGTTTAGAGCAAGAGGTGATGGATAAAATCAATAACCATCCGTGTTATAGTGAGGGTGCTCACCAACACTATGCAAGAATTCACGTAGCTGTTGCACCTGCATGTAATATTCAATGTAACTACTGTAATAGAAAATTTGACTGTTCAAATGAATCTAGACCGGGAGTTACGTCAAATAAACTAAGTCCTGAAGATGCAGTTAAAAAGGTATTATACGTAGGTGGAGAGATTCAACAACTTTCAGTTGTAGGAATTGCGGGACCAGGGGACGCATTGGCAAATCCTAAAAAGACTTTTGACACTTTTAGAATGCTGCATGAAAAAGCGCCTGACCAAAAACTTTGTTTATCGACAAACGGATTAAGACTTCCTGATTATGTTGATGAAATGGTTAAATATAATGTTGACCATGTAACTGTTACAATCAATTCTGTTGATACAACAGGTGAAATCGGTGCTAAAATTTATCCTTGGGTTCATTGGAACCATAAAAAAGTATTTGGAGCACAGGGTGCAAAAATCCTTTTAGAACAACAATTAAAAGGTATTCAAATGTTGGTTGAAAGAGGAATTCTTGTAAAAGCAAATTCTGTTTTAATCCCGGGCGTTAATGATAAAGAACTGCCGAATGTTGCTAAAAAACTTAAAGAGTTAGGCGTATTTTTACATAATATTATGCCTCTACTTTCAAAAGAAGAGTTTGGTACTTATTATGGCTTAAATGGTCAAAGAAGTGCGACTGATCAAGAAGTTATGGAAGCACAAGAAGCTTGTGGTATGGATATGAAACTTATGAGCCACTGTAGACAGTGTAGAGCTGATGCGGTAGGTCTAATCGGTGAAGACAGGGGTGAAGAGTTTACTCCTGACGTGTTCCAAGATATGACATGGGAAGCTTTAGAAGATAAATATGATATGGAAGCTAGAGCAAAAAAACATGAAGTTATTGAAAATTGGAGAGCTGCTTTAGAAGCTGCAAATGATAGAATCAAAATTGAGCAGGCATCTAAAGAAGAACTTAGTTCAACAGGAGAAACAAAACTTGTAGCAGTTACAACAGCAGGTGAAGGTACTATTAATTTACACTTTGGTAGTGCAAAAGAGTTCCTAATCTACGAAGTTGGTGACAAAGCAATCAAATTTGTAATGCACAGAAAAGTAGAAAATGCCTATTGTAAAGGACCTGAAGATTGTGACGGTTCTTATCCTATTGAAGAGATTAAAGAGACTTTAAAAGATGTTGATCTGCTTTTAACCGAAAAAATAGGAGACTGTCCTCAAGGTGAGTTAAAATCTATTAACTTAATCTCTGATGATTCTTATGCACTTCAACCAATAGAAAAATCGGTATTTGCAGCAGCACAAAAATATTTCTTTGTAAATGAATTAAAAACTGAACAAGAGTTAGGGTAA
- a CDS encoding leucine-rich repeat domain-containing protein yields the protein MKSDIEEFIRWVKSNGLTSTISTHIDDINMMTHLDLSKKKIRELPESFGVLKNLSVLKLSNNRLQKLPSSIGELKNLKNFQCENNLLEELPSSIGNLSKLMILNLNGNRLESLPEEIYNLSSLTRLTFAANKIKSLSKGLGKLTKLLYLSFDTNELEELPDAFSNMKSLYYLDLSYNKLNYLPESISKIEELETLLLEGNQLKNLPSLESHDMLIKLDLSDNSLNQLDFNVSKLEDLKILILDNNFLKSLPDEICNLKNLTNLSISSNSLISLPQNIGALQNLEELDIEDNEIEKLPQSISLLKNLKNLYINGNKDLKRPQGLDLEYCDID from the coding sequence ATGAAGAGTGATATTGAAGAGTTTATAAGATGGGTTAAATCTAATGGATTAACTTCTACTATATCAACTCATATAGATGATATTAATATGATGACTCATCTTGATTTATCAAAGAAAAAGATTAGAGAATTGCCTGAATCTTTCGGAGTTTTAAAAAACTTAAGCGTGTTAAAACTCTCTAATAACAGATTGCAAAAGCTTCCTTCCTCTATAGGAGAGTTAAAAAATCTTAAAAATTTTCAGTGTGAAAACAATCTTTTGGAAGAGCTTCCCTCTTCTATAGGAAATCTGTCTAAATTGATGATATTAAATCTAAACGGAAACCGTTTGGAATCTCTTCCTGAAGAGATATATAATTTATCATCACTTACAAGACTTACTTTTGCCGCAAATAAGATAAAATCTTTATCTAAAGGTTTGGGAAAACTAACAAAACTTTTATATCTATCTTTTGATACTAATGAGCTTGAAGAGTTGCCTGATGCTTTTTCAAATATGAAATCTCTTTATTATTTGGATTTATCATACAACAAGTTAAACTATCTTCCTGAATCAATATCAAAAATAGAAGAGTTGGAGACTCTGCTTTTAGAAGGAAATCAACTAAAAAATTTACCCTCTTTAGAGTCTCATGATATGTTGATAAAACTTGATTTAAGTGATAATTCTCTTAATCAGTTGGATTTTAACGTGAGTAAATTAGAGGATTTAAAAATACTTATTTTGGATAATAATTTTTTAAAGAGTTTACCTGATGAAATTTGTAATCTGAAAAATTTGACGAATTTGAGTATCAGTTCAAACTCTTTAATAAGTTTGCCTCAAAATATTGGTGCCCTTCAAAACCTTGAAGAGTTGGATATCGAAGATAATGAGATAGAAAAACTACCTCAGTCTATTAGCTTATTAAAAAATCTAAAAAATCTTTATATAAACGGTAATAAAGATTTGAAAAGACCGCAAGGTTTGGATTTGGAGTATTGCGACATAGATTAA